One Pectobacterium colocasium DNA segment encodes these proteins:
- the fghA gene encoding S-formylglutathione hydrolase: MTSSLELLEEHRMFGGWQQRYRHVSDTLNTAMTFSIYLPPTQDDTPPPVLYWLSGLTCNDENFTTKAGAQRIASELGLVLVMPDTSPRGDGVANDAGYDLGQGAGFYVNATQAPWSAHYRMYDYISSELPALIQQHFNVNSRQSISGHSMGGHGALMLALRNPEKFLSASAFAPIVNPSQVPWGRKALTAYLGEDETQWLQYDSCHLLANSQKKLPMLVDQGDCDQFLPDQLQPAKLEALASQYDWPLTLRTQSGYDHSYFFIASFIEDHLRFHARYLLED, from the coding sequence ATGACTTCATCACTGGAACTGCTGGAAGAACACCGTATGTTTGGCGGCTGGCAACAGCGCTACCGCCATGTGTCAGACACGCTGAACACCGCGATGACGTTCAGCATCTATCTGCCGCCGACGCAGGATGATACACCGCCGCCCGTGCTTTACTGGCTGTCCGGGTTAACCTGCAACGACGAAAATTTTACGACAAAAGCGGGCGCGCAGCGCATTGCTTCCGAGCTGGGTCTGGTGCTGGTCATGCCGGATACCAGCCCACGCGGCGATGGCGTAGCGAACGATGCAGGGTACGATTTGGGTCAGGGTGCAGGGTTCTACGTGAATGCCACGCAGGCGCCTTGGTCGGCACACTACCGGATGTATGACTACATCAGCAGTGAACTGCCAGCACTGATTCAGCAGCATTTTAACGTGAATAGTCGTCAGTCCATCAGCGGGCATTCGATGGGCGGACACGGCGCGCTGATGCTGGCGCTACGCAACCCGGAAAAATTCCTGTCTGCATCGGCGTTCGCACCGATCGTTAACCCAAGTCAGGTTCCCTGGGGACGCAAGGCGCTGACTGCCTATCTCGGCGAGGATGAAACGCAGTGGTTGCAGTATGACAGCTGCCATTTACTGGCAAATAGCCAGAAGAAGCTGCCGATGCTGGTCGATCAGGGCGATTGCGATCAGTTCCTCCCCGATCAGTTGCAACCGGCGAAGCTGGAAGCGCTGGCAAGCCAGTATGACTGGCCGCTGACGCTGCGGACACAGTCTGGCTATGACCACAGCTATTTCTTCATCGCCAGTTTCATCGAGGATCACCTGCGCTTTCACGCCCGCTATTTATTGGAAGACTAG
- the ptrR gene encoding putrescine utilization regulator PtrR has product MDLTQLRMFCLVAETGSVARAAEQLHRVPSNLTTRLRQLEQELGTDLFIREKQRLRLSPIGHNFLCYAQRILALSEEAISMTRTGEPAGNFALGSMESTAATRLPTLLAAYHQRYPSVSLSLNTGTSGEIIERVRAGTLAAALVDGPVVYDELNGCSCFTERLVLISDTTHAPISHARDASHDTLFAFRPSCSYRKRLESWFQQDGVVPGTIMEIHSYHAMLACVASGAGLAMLPYTVLESLPAGARVQVHELPLDIATASTWLVWRRDAFGPNVEALKKLIIEQCSMIEPPTQQE; this is encoded by the coding sequence ATGGATTTGACCCAGCTCCGCATGTTCTGTCTCGTTGCTGAAACGGGCTCCGTCGCACGCGCCGCGGAACAGCTTCATCGGGTGCCCTCAAATCTGACCACGCGGTTACGCCAGTTGGAACAGGAATTGGGTACCGACCTGTTCATCCGTGAGAAACAGCGCCTGCGCCTGTCACCGATTGGGCACAATTTCTTATGCTATGCCCAGCGTATTCTGGCGCTTAGCGAAGAAGCGATCAGCATGACGCGTACGGGCGAACCCGCAGGTAATTTCGCGCTAGGCTCAATGGAAAGCACGGCGGCAACCCGTTTACCTACGCTATTAGCGGCTTACCATCAGCGTTACCCCAGCGTGTCGCTGTCTCTGAATACCGGTACTTCCGGGGAAATCATTGAGCGCGTACGTGCAGGAACGCTGGCAGCAGCGTTAGTCGATGGCCCCGTCGTTTACGATGAGCTGAATGGCTGTTCATGCTTTACGGAACGACTCGTGCTGATATCCGACACGACGCACGCGCCGATTAGCCATGCGCGGGATGCCAGCCACGATACGCTGTTTGCTTTCCGCCCCAGTTGTTCCTATCGAAAGCGCCTTGAGAGCTGGTTCCAGCAAGATGGCGTAGTGCCCGGTACTATCATGGAAATTCACTCATACCATGCCATGCTTGCCTGTGTAGCCAGCGGTGCTGGGCTCGCCATGCTCCCGTATACCGTCCTTGAATCGTTGCCCGCTGGTGCGCGCGTTCAGGTACATGAATTGCCGCTCGACATCGCCACCGCGTCTACCTGGCTCGTCTGGCGGCGCGACGCCTTCGGCCCCAATGTTGAAGCGCTGAAAAAACTCATTATTGAACAGTGCAGCATGATTGAACCACCTACTCAGCAGGAATAA
- a CDS encoding methyl-accepting chemotaxis protein, with the protein MNFFKNITIRAMLLTILGLFLVVWGGASFFTTTSLSSMTKLLESGETQRKNVEMLAKGNDQYFRTVTRVVRSMDFQQTGDVADAEKVFTSATAAFKITSDQLAAFKAVEHVGVDKATVDNMIAAWTQLLDNGLTPMLNAARENRQEEFRQLFRKTYPPLSVAFGANMEKYQTALLSSSQASMSEVYGLANWSNHILLGAAILGLLILLLTDRYLVHYLVKPLNIIKGYFQLLAAGQLNHPIDEFGRNCAGQLIPYLKEMQGSLVNTVSIIRDSSASIHQGSSEIKSGNNDLSARTEQQAAALEQTAASMEELSATVKQNADNVHQATKLAQDASVAAKKGGDVTADVMATMASITTSSKKIADITSVINGIAFQTNILALNAAVEAARAGEQGRGFAVVAGEVRNLAQRSAQAAKEIESLITESVERINTGSNQVTQTGEAMDSIISAITRVNDLMGEIASASDEQSRGITQIGQAVTEMDGVTQQNAALVQESAAAAASLEDQARQLTEAVSVFQLSAAEAHRRPQQRLAEKAPAVEKPMLLAATGGRKGNANDNWETF; encoded by the coding sequence GTGAATTTTTTTAAAAATATTACCATCAGGGCAATGCTTTTAACAATATTGGGTCTGTTTCTGGTTGTATGGGGAGGCGCGTCTTTCTTTACTACCACCTCATTAAGCAGCATGACCAAGTTATTAGAATCCGGTGAAACTCAACGTAAAAACGTAGAGATGCTGGCAAAAGGCAATGACCAATATTTTCGTACGGTTACTCGTGTCGTTCGCTCGATGGATTTCCAGCAAACGGGTGATGTCGCTGATGCGGAAAAAGTATTCACGTCTGCCACTGCGGCATTTAAAATCACGTCAGATCAACTGGCTGCTTTTAAAGCCGTTGAGCACGTCGGCGTTGATAAAGCAACCGTAGATAATATGATCGCCGCGTGGACCCAGCTACTGGATAACGGGTTGACGCCGATGCTGAATGCTGCGCGTGAGAATCGTCAGGAGGAGTTCCGTCAGCTTTTCCGTAAAACCTACCCGCCGTTGAGCGTGGCATTCGGCGCTAATATGGAGAAATACCAGACGGCGCTCCTTTCCTCGTCACAGGCGTCAATGAGCGAGGTCTATGGGCTGGCTAACTGGAGTAATCATATACTGTTGGGCGCGGCCATTCTTGGATTGCTCATCCTGCTGTTGACGGATCGCTATCTGGTTCACTACCTGGTTAAGCCGTTGAATATAATCAAAGGGTATTTTCAGTTGCTGGCTGCCGGGCAACTTAACCACCCGATTGACGAGTTTGGTCGTAACTGTGCCGGGCAGTTGATTCCTTATCTGAAAGAGATGCAGGGCAGTCTGGTTAATACGGTGTCCATTATCCGCGACAGCTCTGCCTCCATTCATCAGGGTTCCAGTGAAATCAAAAGCGGCAATAACGATTTGTCCGCACGTACCGAGCAGCAGGCTGCGGCACTGGAACAAACGGCCGCCAGTATGGAAGAGCTGAGTGCGACGGTGAAACAGAATGCTGATAACGTTCATCAGGCCACCAAGCTGGCGCAGGATGCTTCCGTTGCGGCGAAGAAAGGGGGCGACGTCACGGCAGATGTGATGGCGACGATGGCAAGCATTACGACCAGCTCGAAGAAAATTGCTGATATCACCAGCGTGATTAACGGCATTGCCTTCCAGACCAACATTCTGGCGTTGAACGCGGCAGTGGAAGCAGCCAGAGCCGGTGAACAAGGGCGTGGTTTTGCAGTGGTGGCGGGTGAAGTGCGTAATCTGGCGCAGCGCAGTGCTCAGGCGGCGAAAGAAATTGAAAGCCTGATTACGGAATCGGTTGAACGTATCAACACGGGGTCAAATCAGGTTACGCAAACTGGCGAAGCGATGGATTCCATCATTTCTGCCATCACCCGGGTGAACGACCTGATGGGGGAAATCGCATCGGCATCAGATGAGCAAAGCCGCGGTATTACTCAGATTGGTCAGGCGGTGACCGAGATGGATGGCGTGACACAGCAGAACGCCGCGCTGGTACAGGAGTCTGCCGCTGCCGCTGCATCGCTGGAAGATCAGGCTCGCCAGTTGACTGAGGCTGTATCGGTATTCCAGCTGTCGGCCGCAGAGGCGCATCGTCGCCCTCAGCAGCGTCTGGCAGAGAAAGCGCCAGCGGTGGAGAAGCCGATGTTATTAGCGGCCACAGGTGGTAGAAAAGGCAATGCTAACGACAACTGGGAAACCTTCTGA
- the folE gene encoding GTP cyclohydrolase I FolE, translated as MSSLSKEAVMVHEALLARGLETPLRGALLDRDTRKQRIAEHMTEIMNLLSLDLSDDSLAETPTRIAKMYVDEIFSGLDYANFPKITIIENKMKVDEMVTVRDITLTSTCEHHFVTIDGKATVAYIPKDGVIGLSKLNRIVQFFSQRPQVQERLTQQILVALQTLLGTNNVAVSIDAVHYCVKARGIRDATSATTTTSLGGLFKSSQNTRQEFLRAVRHHN; from the coding sequence ATGTCATCACTAAGTAAAGAAGCCGTTATGGTGCACGAAGCACTACTGGCACGCGGCCTGGAAACGCCGCTGCGCGGGGCGCTGTTGGATCGGGATACGCGTAAGCAACGTATTGCCGAGCATATGACGGAAATTATGAATTTGCTGAGTCTCGATTTGAGCGATGACAGTCTGGCTGAAACACCGACTCGTATCGCCAAAATGTACGTTGATGAAATATTCTCCGGCCTAGACTACGCCAATTTCCCCAAAATCACCATCATTGAAAACAAAATGAAGGTCGATGAAATGGTTACCGTGCGCGATATCACGCTGACCAGCACCTGCGAACACCATTTCGTGACGATCGATGGGAAAGCGACGGTGGCGTATATTCCGAAAGATGGCGTCATTGGGTTGTCGAAGCTCAACCGTATCGTCCAGTTTTTCTCTCAGCGCCCGCAAGTGCAGGAGCGCTTAACGCAGCAGATTCTCGTCGCGCTGCAAACGTTATTGGGAACCAATAACGTTGCCGTTTCGATCGATGCGGTGCATTACTGCGTGAAGGCGCGCGGTATTCGTGATGCGACCAGCGCCACAACTACGACATCGCTCGGCGGGCTGTTTAAATCCAGCCAGAACACGCGTCAGGAATTCCTGCGCGCGGTTCGCCACCACAATTAA
- a CDS encoding oxidoreductase: MHTTAVRVQVGPANYFSFSGAIDKLLDFYPPEALKNALWIYGERAMAAARPYLPAEFDAPSARRVQFGAHCSEGEVAKLVAQAGDNCQVVIGVGGGAVLDTAKVAARHIGVPLVAIPTIAATCAAWTPLSVWYNDAGQALRFEIFTDANHLVLVEPRILLAAPVEYLLAGVGDTLAKWYEAVVLSPQPETLPLSVRLGLQAALDIRNVLLQQSEAALEAVKHGELTQDFLDVVDAIIAGGGMVGGLGERYTRVAAAHAVHNGLTVLPQTERFLHGTKVAYGILVQSALLGDRETLRQLKAAFKAFGLPTSLAALDVDIHDRASLQAVIARTLQEGESIHYLPLVLNEDVLLAAFNTVEFAEE; encoded by the coding sequence ATGCACACAACGGCAGTCCGCGTACAGGTTGGTCCCGCCAACTATTTTTCTTTCTCTGGCGCTATCGATAAGCTGCTGGATTTTTATCCGCCGGAGGCGCTGAAAAACGCACTGTGGATCTACGGTGAGCGGGCGATGGCTGCGGCGCGGCCGTATTTGCCCGCCGAATTCGATGCGCCTTCAGCCCGACGCGTTCAGTTTGGCGCGCATTGCAGTGAGGGGGAAGTCGCAAAACTGGTGGCACAGGCGGGCGATAACTGTCAGGTTGTTATTGGCGTCGGCGGTGGGGCGGTGCTGGATACCGCGAAGGTCGCGGCGCGCCACATTGGCGTGCCGCTGGTGGCGATTCCGACTATTGCGGCGACTTGTGCGGCCTGGACGCCGCTGTCCGTCTGGTATAACGATGCCGGACAGGCGCTGCGCTTCGAGATTTTCACCGATGCTAACCATCTGGTGCTGGTGGAGCCGCGGATTTTGCTGGCAGCGCCGGTGGAATACCTGCTGGCTGGCGTCGGTGATACCTTGGCGAAATGGTATGAAGCCGTCGTCCTTAGCCCTCAGCCAGAAACGCTGCCGCTTTCTGTCCGACTGGGCTTACAGGCTGCACTGGATATCCGCAATGTGTTGCTGCAACAAAGTGAGGCGGCACTGGAAGCTGTCAAACATGGTGAACTGACGCAGGACTTTCTGGATGTGGTCGATGCGATCATTGCTGGCGGCGGCATGGTTGGCGGGTTGGGTGAGCGTTACACGCGTGTGGCAGCGGCGCATGCGGTTCATAACGGTTTGACGGTGTTGCCGCAAACGGAACGCTTCCTGCATGGTACTAAAGTGGCTTATGGCATTCTGGTGCAGAGTGCTTTGCTGGGGGATCGTGAGACGCTGCGTCAACTGAAGGCGGCATTTAAGGCATTCGGTTTGCCAACCTCACTGGCCGCGCTGGATGTAGATATTCACGATCGCGCGTCGCTTCAGGCTGTTATTGCCCGCACCTTGCAGGAGGGGGAATCCATTCATTATCTGCCGTTGGTACTGAATGAAGACGTTCTGCTGGCGGCTTTTAATACCGTTGAGTTTGCCGAAGAATAA
- a CDS encoding sugar ABC transporter ATP-binding protein: MIPTPQSRLEMHNISISFSGFHALKQVNFTLEGGSIHALTGANGAGKSTLMTILSGAYDHYQGDILINGKQVDVHSPRDAKQYGIHLVQQEVDAALVPTLSVAENIMLDTLAQDGHLLSWSQIYRQAQTLLDQLGVHLNVRQRLDTCSLAEKQQILLARALSHECRFLILDEPTAPLDQAESARLFQVVRRLQADGIGIVFISHRIHELSEICDTLTVLRDGEFVSSGAMQGLSGEEIVERMLGHRLDDIFPPRRTAPTDETLLQVTGLHDETLLHNISLTLRKGEILGIAGLAGAGKTELCKALFGAEPCQIAQGEYRGKPWRPHSPHQSVEQGLALVPEERRKEGIFIDESVTMNLSITATDSFSRWGFFSRSKAVSWAKRIVEQLAVRTTGPAQKLARLSGGNQQKVAIGKWLRSEAQVLIFDEPTKGVDIKAKQDLFTLIDGLARQGKGIIYASGEFSELVGLCDRICVLWDGRIVAELSAAEIDEETLLLYSTGGTPA, encoded by the coding sequence ATGATTCCTACCCCCCAAAGCCGACTGGAAATGCACAATATTTCCATCTCCTTTTCTGGTTTCCACGCCCTCAAGCAGGTTAATTTCACACTGGAAGGTGGTTCGATTCATGCCCTGACTGGCGCAAACGGCGCGGGTAAATCCACGCTAATGACGATCTTATCAGGCGCTTACGATCACTATCAGGGCGATATTCTGATTAATGGCAAGCAGGTCGACGTCCATTCACCGCGTGATGCCAAGCAGTACGGTATTCATCTGGTACAGCAGGAAGTCGATGCCGCGCTGGTTCCCACCCTGTCCGTGGCGGAAAACATTATGTTGGATACGCTGGCGCAGGATGGGCATCTGCTGAGCTGGTCGCAGATATACCGTCAGGCGCAGACGCTGCTCGATCAGCTTGGCGTTCACCTGAATGTTCGTCAGCGACTGGATACCTGTTCGCTGGCCGAGAAGCAGCAAATTCTGCTCGCCCGCGCCTTGTCACACGAATGCCGCTTCCTGATTTTAGATGAACCCACGGCCCCGTTGGATCAGGCTGAAAGTGCACGACTCTTTCAGGTCGTGCGCCGTTTACAGGCCGACGGCATCGGGATCGTGTTTATTTCCCACCGTATTCATGAGCTGAGTGAGATCTGCGATACGTTGACCGTGCTGCGTGACGGCGAATTTGTCAGCAGCGGCGCAATGCAAGGGCTTAGCGGCGAAGAGATCGTGGAGAGAATGCTGGGGCATCGGCTTGATGACATTTTCCCACCGCGACGCACTGCACCTACTGACGAGACGCTGCTTCAGGTCACGGGTTTGCACGACGAAACGCTGCTGCACAATATTTCTCTTACGCTACGCAAAGGGGAAATTCTGGGCATTGCCGGGCTGGCGGGCGCAGGGAAAACCGAGCTGTGTAAGGCGCTGTTCGGTGCGGAACCCTGCCAGATCGCACAAGGCGAATATCGCGGCAAACCCTGGCGACCACATTCGCCACACCAGTCCGTCGAACAGGGTCTGGCGCTGGTTCCTGAAGAGCGGCGCAAAGAAGGCATTTTTATTGATGAATCCGTCACCATGAATCTGAGCATCACGGCCACCGACAGTTTTTCCCGCTGGGGTTTCTTCAGCCGCAGTAAGGCAGTGAGCTGGGCGAAACGGATCGTTGAACAGCTTGCGGTTCGCACCACCGGCCCGGCACAAAAGCTGGCGCGTCTGTCGGGTGGGAATCAGCAGAAAGTGGCGATCGGCAAGTGGCTACGCAGTGAAGCACAGGTGCTGATTTTTGACGAACCCACCAAAGGCGTGGATATCAAGGCCAAACAGGACTTGTTCACGCTGATTGACGGCCTCGCCCGTCAGGGAAAAGGCATTATTTATGCCTCGGGCGAGTTTTCCGAACTGGTCGGACTCTGCGATCGCATCTGCGTGCTCTGGGATGGCCGCATCGTCGCAGAGCTGAGTGCCGCCGAAATTGACGAAGAAACCCTACTTTTATATTCAACTGGAGGAACTCCCGCGTGA
- a CDS encoding S-(hydroxymethyl)glutathione dehydrogenase/class III alcohol dehydrogenase, which produces MQMIKTRAAIAWGPNQPLSVEEVDLMPPQKGEVLVRIVATGVCHTDAYTLSGKDPEGVFPAILGHEGGGIVEAIGEGVTSVAVGDHVIPLYTPECGECKFCRSGKTNLCQAIRSTQGKGLMPDGTTRFSKNGQPIFHYMGTSTFAEHTVVPEISLAKVNKEAPLEEVCLLGCGVTTGMGAVLNTAKVKAGDTVAIFGLGGIGLSAIIGAQMAGAGRIIGIDLNTSKFDLARKLGATDLINPKDYDKPIQDVIVELTDGGVDFSFECIGNVNVMRSALECCHKGWGESIIIGVAGAGEEIATRPFQLVTGRVWRGSAFGGVKGRSELPGIVDRYLKGEFPLNDFITHTMGLDDINTAFDLMHEGKSIRSVIHFG; this is translated from the coding sequence ATGCAAATGATTAAAACCCGTGCCGCCATCGCCTGGGGTCCCAACCAGCCACTGTCGGTTGAAGAAGTGGATCTGATGCCACCACAGAAAGGTGAAGTCCTGGTACGTATCGTCGCAACCGGCGTGTGCCACACGGATGCCTACACGCTGTCGGGCAAAGATCCTGAAGGCGTATTCCCGGCGATTCTTGGCCATGAAGGCGGCGGGATTGTCGAAGCCATCGGGGAAGGCGTCACCAGCGTTGCCGTTGGCGATCACGTGATTCCGCTTTACACGCCAGAATGTGGCGAATGTAAATTCTGTCGCTCCGGCAAAACCAACCTGTGTCAGGCGATTCGTTCCACGCAGGGTAAAGGCCTGATGCCAGACGGCACCACCCGTTTCTCTAAAAATGGCCAGCCGATTTTCCATTACATGGGCACATCTACCTTCGCAGAGCACACCGTCGTGCCTGAAATTTCGCTGGCGAAAGTGAATAAAGAAGCACCGCTGGAAGAAGTTTGCCTACTGGGCTGCGGCGTCACCACCGGTATGGGTGCCGTGTTGAATACCGCCAAAGTGAAAGCGGGCGATACGGTTGCGATTTTCGGTCTCGGCGGCATTGGTTTGTCGGCGATTATCGGTGCGCAGATGGCGGGTGCCGGACGCATCATCGGGATCGATCTCAACACCAGTAAATTCGATCTGGCGCGTAAACTGGGTGCCACCGACCTGATCAACCCGAAAGATTACGATAAGCCGATTCAGGACGTCATCGTTGAACTGACCGATGGCGGCGTGGACTTCTCCTTCGAGTGTATCGGTAACGTCAATGTCATGCGTTCCGCGCTAGAGTGCTGTCATAAAGGCTGGGGTGAATCCATCATCATCGGCGTCGCAGGTGCAGGCGAAGAAATCGCCACTCGTCCGTTCCAACTGGTGACCGGTCGCGTATGGCGCGGTTCTGCCTTCGGAGGCGTAAAAGGCCGTAGCGAACTGCCAGGCATTGTCGATCGTTACCTGAAAGGTGAGTTCCCGCTGAATGATTTCATCACCCACACCATGGGACTGGATGACATCAACACCGCATTCGATTTAATGCACGAAGGCAAATCGATTCGCTCAGTGATCCATTTCGGTTAA
- a CDS encoding glutathione S-transferase family protein, giving the protein MIHVHHLEKSRSTRVTWLLEELGVDYEIIRYTRDPKTFSAHASLKQIHPLGKSPVITDGDLTVAESGAIVEYLIETYGNGRLRPQSGQALLDYRFWLHFAEGSLMQLLVMRLVLAKTESAPMPFFVRPVARKIVHSIEQAFIVPRLTTQLQFIEQHLSTKDWFAGESLSGADIQMAVPLVLAKTRLDFSRYPHIQQYIERIESQPAFQRAIAQD; this is encoded by the coding sequence ATGATACACGTTCATCACCTCGAAAAATCCCGTTCGACCCGCGTGACCTGGCTGTTGGAAGAACTGGGCGTTGATTATGAAATCATTCGCTACACGCGTGACCCAAAAACGTTTAGTGCTCACGCATCGCTCAAACAAATCCACCCGCTAGGTAAATCACCGGTCATTACCGATGGTGACCTCACGGTTGCCGAATCCGGGGCGATTGTGGAATACCTGATTGAGACTTACGGCAACGGCAGGCTTCGTCCGCAGAGCGGACAAGCGCTATTGGACTATCGCTTCTGGTTACATTTTGCTGAAGGATCGCTCATGCAGTTGCTGGTGATGCGTTTGGTATTAGCGAAAACAGAGTCCGCGCCAATGCCATTCTTCGTCCGCCCCGTGGCACGAAAAATTGTGCACAGTATCGAACAGGCTTTTATTGTGCCGAGGCTAACGACGCAACTTCAGTTCATCGAACAGCATTTGAGCACAAAAGACTGGTTTGCAGGAGAGTCGCTCAGCGGTGCCGATATACAAATGGCCGTCCCGCTGGTGCTGGCGAAAACGCGTCTGGATTTCAGCCGCTATCCGCATATCCAGCAATACATTGAGCGGATAGAGAGCCAGCCTGCTTTTCAACGGGCTATCGCTCAGGATTAA
- a CDS encoding KTSC domain-containing protein translates to MQRKRVSSTELFSVGYDAEKSQLEVELLNGSIYLYSGVARMIYEELMASKTKYRYYASYIKNSFPYEKTQ, encoded by the coding sequence TTGCAGAGAAAACGCGTTTCATCAACAGAATTGTTTTCCGTCGGATACGATGCAGAAAAAAGCCAATTGGAAGTCGAATTGCTAAATGGGAGCATCTATCTCTACAGCGGCGTAGCACGCATGATTTATGAAGAGCTGATGGCCAGCAAGACGAAGTACCGTTACTACGCCAGCTACATCAAAAATTCATTCCCTTACGAGAAAACACAATAG
- a CDS encoding ABC transporter permease — protein sequence MLITVVALIALFGLASDNFLDPYNIINILRSIAIVTVIAIGVSISLSVGGFDLSVGSTASLANALVISLFVWYGFGTTGAIILTLLLCTLVGLFNAFLIVVLKIPDMLATLASLFVIQGVAMTYSYGGSITQNMVLPSGEMAEGIIPEFFATLGQVPVIVVIMLAVTVLVQLYLSLTKHGRRMYAIGGNPEAARLAGIRTARYRVQAYVFSSLLAALGGILLASRIGSSQVNAGGGYLMDAVAAAYIGFSLAGSGKPNALGTLLGAVILGVLQNGLVMLSVPYYAMDIIKGLVLALALAMTYIQKR from the coding sequence ATGTTGATCACGGTTGTCGCGCTGATTGCCCTCTTCGGATTGGCCTCGGATAACTTTCTCGATCCCTATAACATCATCAATATTCTGCGCTCTATCGCTATCGTCACAGTGATTGCCATTGGTGTCTCGATCTCGCTGTCCGTCGGCGGGTTTGACCTTTCCGTGGGATCGACCGCCTCGCTAGCCAACGCGCTGGTTATCTCGCTGTTTGTCTGGTACGGATTCGGCACTACAGGTGCGATCATTCTGACGCTACTGCTGTGTACGCTGGTCGGGCTATTCAACGCTTTCCTCATCGTCGTGCTGAAGATTCCCGATATGCTGGCGACGCTTGCCAGCCTGTTCGTCATTCAGGGCGTTGCGATGACGTACAGCTATGGCGGCTCCATCACGCAGAACATGGTGTTGCCCAGCGGAGAGATGGCGGAGGGCATCATTCCTGAGTTCTTTGCCACACTGGGCCAGGTACCGGTCATTGTCGTCATCATGCTGGCGGTAACGGTACTGGTGCAGTTGTACCTGTCCCTCACCAAACACGGTCGCCGGATGTACGCCATCGGCGGCAACCCCGAGGCGGCAAGACTGGCAGGGATTCGCACGGCGCGTTATCGAGTACAAGCGTACGTGTTCTCTTCATTACTTGCGGCGCTGGGCGGCATTTTACTGGCATCACGCATCGGCTCTTCTCAGGTCAATGCCGGTGGCGGCTATTTGATGGATGCCGTTGCCGCTGCCTACATCGGTTTCTCGCTGGCAGGATCCGGTAAACCGAACGCACTGGGTACGTTGCTCGGTGCCGTTATTCTTGGCGTCTTACAGAATGGGCTGGTAATGCTTTCCGTGCCTTACTATGCCATGGATATCATTAAAGGTCTGGTTCTGGCACTCGCGCTGGCAATGACGTATATCCAGAAACGCTGA